One Alkalicoccus halolimnae DNA segment encodes these proteins:
- a CDS encoding exonuclease SbcCD subunit D yields the protein MKFFHTADWHLGKLVQGIYMTEDQEHILEQFIEAVKTEKPDAVVIAGDLYDRAVPPTDAVQLLNRVLETIAIDLNIPLLAISGNHDSPSRLHFGREMMRQSGFHITGELKLPLDPVSLNDESGEVHFHLVPYTDPSQVRLALEDEAIKTHDDALRAIAAKIEETKDPEARHVFVGHAFLTSHGEEKENTSTSERPLSIGGADQASAAYLDGFNYVALGHLHQAHQVGTPKVQYAGSPLKYSLSEQNHKKGYFVVKIDEHGAVEVEKRFLQPRRDMYSVEGYMADLLQHDICEDYVFVKLLDETVVLSAMEKIRSVYPNAMHVEREFPALALNDAAAPKDRTKMDDFTLFQSFYEEVRGSEAQEATEQLFKEALQELSAKEGERK from the coding sequence ATGAAATTTTTCCATACGGCGGACTGGCATTTAGGAAAGCTCGTGCAGGGCATTTATATGACCGAGGATCAGGAACATATTCTCGAGCAGTTTATCGAAGCGGTGAAAACCGAAAAGCCGGATGCGGTCGTGATTGCGGGGGATTTATATGACCGTGCGGTGCCTCCGACGGATGCCGTGCAGCTGCTGAACCGCGTGCTGGAAACGATCGCAATCGATTTAAACATCCCGCTGCTTGCCATTTCCGGAAACCACGACAGTCCAAGCCGTCTGCACTTCGGACGGGAAATGATGAGGCAGTCCGGGTTTCACATTACCGGGGAATTGAAACTGCCGCTCGATCCGGTCTCGCTCAATGATGAGTCCGGTGAGGTGCATTTTCATCTCGTGCCCTACACGGACCCCAGCCAGGTGCGGCTTGCGCTGGAAGACGAAGCGATTAAAACCCACGACGATGCGCTGCGCGCGATCGCTGCAAAAATAGAGGAAACGAAAGATCCCGAAGCACGGCACGTTTTTGTCGGTCATGCGTTCCTCACTTCGCACGGGGAAGAAAAGGAAAATACGAGTACTTCGGAAAGGCCGCTTTCCATTGGAGGAGCGGATCAGGCGAGTGCCGCTTATCTGGATGGATTTAATTACGTAGCGCTCGGCCATCTGCATCAGGCGCACCAGGTGGGCACGCCTAAAGTGCAGTACGCCGGATCTCCGCTGAAATATTCCCTGTCGGAACAGAATCATAAAAAAGGCTATTTCGTTGTAAAAATCGATGAACACGGGGCAGTGGAAGTGGAGAAGCGGTTCTTACAGCCCCGACGCGATATGTACTCGGTCGAAGGGTATATGGCAGACCTCCTGCAGCACGACATCTGCGAAGACTACGTTTTCGTGAAATTACTCGACGAGACGGTCGTATTGTCAGCCATGGAAAAGATCCGCTCCGTCTATCCGAATGCGATGCACGTGGAAAGAGAATTTCCTGCGCTGGCATTAAATGATGCCGCTGCGCCGAAAGACCGCACGAAAATGGATGACTTCACCTTGTTTCAATCGTTTTACGAGGAAGTAAGAGGATCGGAAGCGCAGGAAGCGACCGAACAATTATTTAAAGAAGCGCTGCAGGAGCTGTCTGCGAAAGAAGGGGAGCGGAAATGA